In Humulus lupulus chromosome 7, drHumLupu1.1, whole genome shotgun sequence, the following are encoded in one genomic region:
- the LOC133788406 gene encoding pyrophosphate-energized vacuolar membrane proton pump-like, whose amino-acid sequence MGLLSEGLTQVVIPVSALVGIGFALLQWFLVSKVKVSPAYGGEHNGYKDRLIEEDQEEGIDNHEVSIKCAEIQNAISVGATSFLFTQYKYLGVFMGVFGVIIFLFLGSVKGFSTKNEPCTYNTGSTCKPALANAFFTTVAFLLGALTSVLSGFLGMKIATYANARTTLEARKGVGKAFTTAFRSGAVMGFLLAANGLLVLFVSIHLFKLYYGDDWEGLYESITGYGLGGSSMALFGRVGGGIYTKAADVGADLVGKVERNIPEDDPRNPAVIADNVGDNVGDIAGMGSDLFGSYAESSCAALFVASISSFGISHDYVAMSYPLIISSMGIVVCLITTLFATDLLEIKNVSEIEPSLKRQLLISTVLMTAGIAAVTFVALPSEFTLFNFGATKTVKNWHLFSCVSIGLWAGLVIGYITEYYTSNAYSPVQDVADSCRTGAATNVIFGLALGYKSVIIPIFAIAIAIYVSFSLAAMYGIAVAALGMLSTIATGLAIDAYGPISDNAGGIAEMAGMSHEIRERTDALDAAGNTTAAIGKGFAIGSAALVSLALFGAYVSRAGIKSVDVLTPKVFIGLIVGAMLPYWFSAMTMKSVGSAALKMVEEVRRQFNTIPGLMEGTAKPDYATCVKISTDASLREMIPPGALVMLTPLIAGTFFGVETLAGILAGSLVSGVQVAISASNTGGAWDNAKKYIEAGVSEHAKALGPKGSDPHKAAVIGDTIGDPLKDTSGPSLNILIKLMAVESLVFAPFFAAHGGLIFKWL is encoded by the exons ATGGGTTTGCTTAGTGAGGGCCTCACACAGGTTGTGATTCCTGTATCTGCCTTAGTTGGAATTGGGTTTGCTCTGCTTCAGTGGTTTTTGGTCTCCAAGGTTAAAGTCTCTCCTGCCTATGGTGGTGAACACAATGGCTATAAAGATAGGCTTATTGAAGAAGATCAAGAAGAGGGTATTGATAATCATGAGGTTTCCATTAAGTGTGCTGAAATTCAGAATGCTATCTCTGTTG GTGCTACTTCTTTCCTTTTCACCCAGTATAAATATCTTGGTGTTTTCATGGGAGTCTTTGGTGTTATTATCTTCCTCTTCCTTGGTTCTGTAAAGGGATTCAGCACCAAAAACGAACCTTGCACCTACAACACAGGAAGCACATGTAAACCAGCCTTAGCCAATGCCTTCTTTACCACAGTTGCCTTTTTACTTGGCGCGCTTACATCAGTCCTTTCGGGTTTCCTTGGCATGAAAATTGCAACTTATGCAAATGCTAGAACCACTCTTGAAGCCAGGAAAGGTGTTGGGAAGGCTTTCACAACAGCTTTCCGGTCTGGTGCTGTGATGGGTTTCCTTCTTGCTGCAAATGGGCTTTTGGTGCTTTTTGTCTCGATCCATTTGTTTAAGTTGTATTATGGAGATGACTGGGAGGGACTATATGAGTCCATTACCGGTTATGGACTTGGAGGCTCTTCAATGGCACTCTTTGGAAGAGTTGGTGGTGGCATATACACAAAAGCAGCTGATGTTGGAGCTGATCTTGTTGGAAAGGTTGAAAGAAACATCCCTGAAGATGATCCACGGAACCCGGCT GTTATTGCAGACAATGTGGGTGACAATGTAGGAGACATAGCAGGAATGGGATCTGATCTGTTTGGATCATATGCCGAGTCATCTTGTGCTGCACTCTTTGTTGCATCAATATCTTCCTTTGGCATCAGCCATGACTATGTAGCCATGTCTTACCCTCTGATCATAAGCTCAATGGGGATTGTCGTTTGCTTGATAACAACACTTTTTGCAACTGATCTGCTTGAAATAAAGAACGTGAGCGAGATTGAACCGTCCTTGAAACGACAACTTCTTATCTCAACTGTACTGATGACTGCTGGGATTGCAGCTGTTACCTTTGTTGCCTTGCCATCGGAATTCACTCTCTTTAACTTCGGAGCCACTAAAACGGTCAAGAACTG GCATCTTTTCTCCTGCGTTTCAATTGGCTTGTGGGCTGGCCTTGTTATTGGATATATTACAGAGTACTATACCAGCAATGCATACAG TCCAGTGCAAGACGTGGCAGACTCATGCAGGACTGGTGCCGCGACAAATGTGATCTTCGGCTTGGCACTTGGATACAAATCTGTGATAATCCCCATATTTGCAATTGCAATTGCCATTTATGTGAGCTTTAGCTTGGCTGCCATGTATGGAATTGCTGTGGCTGCACTGGGAATGCTCAGCACCATTGCCACTGGTCTTGCAATAGATGCTTATGGCCCCATAAGTGACAATGCTGGAGGAATTGCCGAAATGGCTGGAATGAGCCATGAGATACGTGAAAGAACGGATGCTCTTGATGCTGCTGGCAACACTACTGCTGCTATTGGCAAG GGATTTGCTATTGGATCGGCTGCTCTTGTTTCACTTGCCTTGTTCGGAGCCTATGTGAGCAGAGCAGGCATAAAGTCTGTTGATGTCTTGACCCCAAAAGTTTTTATAGGACTGATTGTTGGGGCCATGCTTCCATATTGGTTCTCAGCCATGACAATGAAGAGTGTAGGGAGCGCAGCACTCAAGATGGTCGAAGAAGTTCGTCGACAATTCAATACAATTCCAGGGCTCATGGAAGGCACAGCAAAACCAGACTACGCCACATGTGTAAAGATTTCCACTGATGCCTCACTCAGGGAGATGATACCACCTGGCGCCTTGGTTATGCTCACACCTCTCATTGCTGGTACCTTCTTTGGAGTTGAAACTTTGGCTGGAATTCTTGCTGGTTCACTCGTTTCTGGTGTCCAG GTTGCTATCTCAGCTTCAAACACAGGTGGGGCTTGGGATAATGCAAAGAAATACATAGAG GCAGGAGTTTCTGAGCATGCAAAAGCATTAGGGCCCAAGGGGTCAGATCCCCACAAGGCAGCTGTAATAGGGGACACAATTGGGGATCCCCTTAAGGACACTTCTGGTCCTTCACTCAATATTCTCATCAAACTTATGGCAGTAGAGTCATTGGTGTTTGCTCCATTCTTTGCTGCTCATGGGGGCTTAATCTTCAAATGGCTTTGA